The sequence AATACACCGTCAGAAAGAACCCCCGCCCACGTGCACGTTTACGTGTGTGCGCATGCCCACACTTGCATACATATGCATGTATCGACAACCAATGGGACTAGATAATGTATATTGATATAATTCATCAAATGATCCCAAATGACTACATTTCATATGCTAGAGCTTGCCGAACTCTTTTTGCAGGAATATTACCTTGTACCCTTTTGATACCTGGCCTGTTTTTCATTCCCGAATCTCCTCGGTGGCTGGTAAGCTTAATGAGATAtgcttctctttctcttcttatatatattgttttagCTTTCTGATCAAACTCTTTCTCATCCTCAACCAAATTTAGGCAAAAATGGGTATGACAGAAGATTTTGAAGCTTCTTTGCAAGTTCTTCGGGGTTTTGATACTGATATTTCGCTTGAAGTGAATGAAATTAAGGTAACGAATTGGGTTTGAGATACTCTTAACTGCTAAATCATACATTGCATTTTTCTTCTGGACCATTAAGTCGTTATTTGATGATTTCGCCTGAAACTTGCATTATGCAGAGGTCTGTAGCTTCAACGAGTAGAAGAAGTACAATCCGATTTGTAGaactcaaaagaagaagatattgGCTCCCACTAATGGTAATATTTTGCACCCAAAATTGTTTTCGAAAGGCTTTTATTGTTTCCTCAAACTTCGAAGCAACagaattaaaaatcataagcTAGAGTTACTTGTCCTTATGTGCTGCAGATTGGCATTGGGTTACTTGTCCTGCAACAACTTAGTGGCATTAATGGTGTTCTGTTCTATTCCAGTACCATTTTTGAATCTGCAGGTAAGTGCAACAAACTTGTTCACTTTTTAGATTGAAGTGTCTCTCTAAGAttggaagaggaagagaaaCACCGGAATTTATCACTGTTTGCTTAATTATCTTACAGTGAAAATATagcttcattttctttatcattcttttatttccCCCTTCTAAAGTAGCATATGTTATGTTAATTGAGTGTATATAAGATGCATCACCTTCAGATTGCTGTCACTGTTTACTGTTAAATAAACTACATTATGTGTCAATTGAGCCATAGTTCTACCACTGCTCGTATTCGTTCAATCCTCTTATTGGCTATGTGCGCTGATTTTTTTGTGGAACctttaaatacataaaatcagcTTAATGGTTTTGATTAGCTGCTTTGCTTTTTGAACAGGGGTTAAAAATAGTAATGTAGCTACTTGCGGGCTTGGTGCCATCCAGGTACAGCTCTAGTGAAACTTGCGAAATGATTATGTCCTTGTTGCAATGCGAACTGCTACATGTCTTCAGAAAGTTAGCTTAGTATATCTATTGAATGTCTACACATGTTTTTATTAGGTTATTGCTACTGGTGTAACAACATCAATAGTTGATAAAGCAGGCCGTCGTCTTCTACTTATTGTAAGCTCATGCAAGATTGAAGTAATTTTGCAAgtcaataatttttgttttggagCAAGAGAAGgataatgttttcttttattctttcacAGATTTCCTCTTCTGCAATGGCTATCAGCCTCCTACTTGTTGCAGTATCATTCTTTGTGCAGGCAAGTACATAATGTATCTACTGACAAACATGTTTCTAGTAATCATGAATGATACTCAAATGAAAGGTTCCACTTGTACTGTTTACAGTAATCATGATAATCAAGTGAAAGATTTGACTTTTATGGTTTGGACAGCAGTTTATAATTCCTTTTCCACTTCTTTCTTAATTATCCAGGATTTTGTATCCGATCAGTCTCATTTATATAGCATACTGGGGATCTTATCAATAGTTGGAGTTTTGGTATGTGTTTTTGGTGCATTATCtgtgttatttattataataccATTTTTTAATGGGCTGCCTAATCCAATCTCTCTTGCAGGGGATGGTAGTTGGGTTCTCTTTGGGAATGGGGCCTATTCCATGGATTATAATGTCTGAGGTATCAGTATCTTATGACTCATTATCTGGTTGCCTAAAATTGATTGAACCAATGCAATTTAGTTTTTCCAGTTTAAGAAGTTTGTGGTTTTGGTTAATTCAGTTACTAAATTACtgtaatagaaataaaatttcttaatattacaTAGTACTGTTTAGGTAAACCAAAAGTATCTAGTTTAAAGGatgcttatttttttttttttttttttagtttaataaccaaaagaaaaaacaaaccaAAATTTGTAGCTCTGGTTATTTGAGCTATTCAGTATTTATAGTGTTTTAAAAAACTCGGTTGGTAACAAATTTAGTTCAATGCACAGCCCAAATATTTGGTGCCTGCTTTTTCCAGACCCCAGACTGATAGCTGAAGTACCAGCAATTTTGTATTGTAGAGAAGACagttttttgatttaattcctGATACCATCCCCTTAGTTTGAAGTCATGCCACTGATTTCCAAAATAAGTTTTGCAACATGCATTCTATCTACACTGCTGCATAAAAGGAGAAGCAGAAGCTTCTTTTTCAATGCCAACTTCTTGTCTCTGCAAAGCTTCAGCATCTATTAAAGTTCAGTTATCTGCTGATAGAATGCAAAGAAAAACCTGGACATTTGAACTTCAGAACATCAAGGACAATCATTAAGTGCAGTATATATACTGCAGCTGAAATGACGCTCCTGTTTGGAGCCATATCTGGGCATTAGTCATTTTATTGTGTTATAACTGTAGAACACTCCATAGACAGCTAATTGTAATTAGTTTGGGCATTTTGATgctttgatttggtatgtgaATTATAATTCCACATCTATGATCTATGTACAAATTTGACATAACCTTGTAACCGAATGCTTGGGAATGTTATCATCTTATAAACCATTCAATATCTTATTGAGGACAATGTTGAGTAATTACTCCTTTTATGTCTTGAAAGGACAACCATGATCTGTGGATCTTGAATATGTATGATGTGTGAATGCAGATTCTTCCTGTCAATATTAAGGGCCTTGCTGGAAGTGTAGCAACACTTGCCAATTGGTTATTCTCCTTCGTAGTGACGATGACTGCAAACTTGCTTTTGAGTTGGAGTAGTGGAGGTATGACCTTCTTATACTCTCTTCGTGTGTACATGTGCTCATAAGTTCATAAAATGACTAGCAGCATACGGTGCTCCACCAAACTGGGTTGTCAGCTAGGTGTTCTGCCAACTAAATAGTAGCTTAAAGTTTGACCGGAAAACAGTGCACCttgttataatttataactGTTTAACTATTGGTTTCCTTCTTAACTGGATTTCTTCTACTTTTCAACAGGAACATTTACCATTTACTTGATCGTCTGTGCTCTCACTATCGCATTTGTGGCTATTTGGG is a genomic window of Ricinus communis isolate WT05 ecotype wild-type chromosome 2, ASM1957865v1, whole genome shotgun sequence containing:
- the LOC8288937 gene encoding sugar transporter ERD6-like 6, translating into MSFRDDSEDARGDLRKPFLHTGSWYRMGSRQSSMMGSSQVIRDSSISVVACVLIVALGPIQFGFTCGYSSPTQTAITDDLKLSVSEYSLFGSLSNVGAMVGAIASGQIAEYIGRKGSLMIAAIPNILGWLAISFAHDASFLYMGRLLEGFGVGIISYTVPVYIAEIAPQNLRGALGSVNQLSVTIGIMLAYLLGLFVQWRILAVLGILPCTLLIPGLFFIPESPRWLAKMGMTEDFEASLQVLRGFDTDISLEVNEIKRSVASTSRRSTIRFVELKRRRYWLPLMIGIGLLVLQQLSGINGVLFYSSTIFESAGVKNSNVATCGLGAIQVIATGVTTSIVDKAGRRLLLIISSSAMAISLLLVAVSFFVQDFVSDQSHLYSILGILSIVGVLGMVVGFSLGMGPIPWIIMSEILPVNIKGLAGSVATLANWLFSFVVTMTANLLLSWSSGGTFTIYLIVCALTIAFVAIWVPETKGRTLEEIQSSFR